TCACCAGCGCGTTGTCGCCGGCGAGTGCCAGGTCGATCAACACGATGCCGAGCCCGCGCGCCCAGAACTCGGGGTCGAAGAGCGCCATCACACAAGACGCGCTCGCGCGCGACCGGCGCGGTCAGGACCGATCACGGCCGAAGTGCGATGCCGAGGTGCGGGGACGATCGGCCGGACTGAGCGATGCCGAACGCGACGAGGGCGTTCGCGGGCGACGCCGCTCCGACGAGGAGCAGGCCGGGCGCCAGCGAGAGACCACCCTTGAACGTGAATCCGCCGACCGCGCCGCGCCACAGCACTCGTCCGGTGTCCGCGTCGGCGCCCCAAACCGTCCCCGAGTAGTCGGCCGCAAACACGACGCCGCGCGCGACGGCCGGCGCGCCGAGGACCTGCTTGGGACCGAGGAGCGTCCAGACGATCCGGCCCGTCGCCTCATCGAGGGCCACGAGGCGTCCCGGCAGGTCTGGGGTGAACCCTTTGGCCGACGGCGGATAGTCCTGCGTGCCGACGAAGATCCGGCCGCCGGCCATCGCGGCGCTCCCGGTGACGACGGCGCCCCGCTGCGGTGTGGTCAGGGACGTCTTCCAGACGAGCCGGCCCGTGCGCGCGTCGACCACGTAGTAGACCCCATCCTTCTCTCCGGCTCCAACGACCGTGCCCTGCGGGAGGGCAAACACGTTTGGCGTCGACAGAAAGTCGAGATCCTGAGTGTCGTGCGGGTGCGTCGGTCCGAACGCCCATTTGAGGTGGCCCGTGGCGGCGTCGAGCGCCAGGATCGAGTCCGACCCAGGGTCGGGGCCCGGGGGCGGATCGTTGCCAGGCGAGGGATTCCCGGTGGTCACAAAGAGCGTGCCGGTGGCGGGATCCAACCCCGGGCTCGCGAGCACCCCGGCTCCGCCGCCGCTGGCGTACTGGGGAATCACATACACCCAATCGACCGCGCCGGTGGCGGCGTCCAGGGCGATGACGCGCGCGCGGATCGGTTCGTCGATCGTGCCGTCGATGGCGACGTAGACGCGGCCTCGCCACACGAGCGGCGCGGACCAGATCACCTCGCCGACGCTCGGGTTGCCCACGTGCGTGCGCCACATCAGCCCGCCGGTCGCGTCGTCGAGGCAGAAGACGTCGGTGAGCGCGGTGGCGGTGTACACGCGGTGATTCGCCAGCGCCGGCGTGCTCCCGATCCCGAGCGAGTCAAACCCGTAGGCCGAAAACGGCCGCGCCCCCAGCGATACCTGCCAGCGAGGCCGCCCCGTCGCGAGCTCGACTGCGTACAGCGTCCCCCGCGCGGACCCCACGAACGCGGTATCGGTCCCGATTGCGGCGGCGTCGGGAATGGCATCGTCCGCCGCCAAGCGCCACCGGGGGTGCAGCATGGTCACGTTGGTCCGGTCGATGCCCGCTGCAGGATCAGACCCAGTCGCCGCGTAGTCGCGGTTGCGCATGGGCCAGGTGGGCTCCGGCGGCGCGGCGCCTGCGGGCCCGCCGAGCACGAGGCCGGCGAGGGCCGTACAGATCGCGATGATCCGCAACGCGTGTCGCATGCTCGGAAGAGGGCACGCCGATCCGACCTGAATCGCGGCACGACTCAAGCACGCCGGGAAGCGGCGGGCGATCGGTCCTTCTCGGAGGTTTGCTCCGCGTGCTCCGGGGTCCTGCCTCTGCGACGGTCGCCGCCCGGAGGCCGTGCTATGTTGCCGGAAGCGAGGCCGCGAGCCTCGCGCCGGTGCGGCGGATCACGGCCAGCAGCGCCGCAAGATCGTCCTCGGTCGTCCCGTAGTGGAGGACGCACGCCCTCAGGACGAAGCGGCCTCGGAGCGCCGCGTTCGTCACGAAGACCTCGCCGCCGGCCTGTGTCTCCTGCATGATCGCCTTGTTGAGCTCGTCCAGACGAGGGTCGTCCTGCGACCATCCCGGCGGGTTGTAGCGGAAGCACACGATCGAAAGCGTGACCGGGGCCATTCGCTCGAGATCGGGTGCGGCGTCGATCAAACCGGCGAGGCGGCGCGCCAGGGCGTTGTGCCGCGCGATGTGCGCCGCCGCGCCCCCGCGTCCCAGATGCTGGAGCGTCATCCAGAGCTTGAGCGCGCGGAACCCCCGCGTCTGCTGGAAGCCGTACTCCGAGTACCACGGCAGCCCGCCGAAGCCTCTGCCTTCCTCGGTCTGAACATACGGCGGCACCAGGCTGAACGTCTCGCGCAGCAGGCGGCCGTCGCGGAGCAGGGCGCACCCGCACTCCACGGGGACGGACAGCCACTTGTGCGGGTCGAGGGCGAGCGAGTCCGCGCGACTCATGCCGGCGTACTGCGGCGCCACCGTCGGGTCGAGCACGCCGACCGCGCCGTACGCGCCGTCGACGTGGAACCAGAGGCGTTCCGCCGCGCAGAACTGGCCCAGCGCGTCGAGCGGATCGATCGCCCCGGTGCTCACGGTGCCGGCGCTCGCGCATACGCAAAACGGCACGCGGCCGCGCGCACGATCGTCTGTGACCGCGGTGCGGAGCGCCGCGAGGTCCATGCGGAACGCCCCGTCCACCGGGACGGTGCGGACGGCGGCGGCGCCCAGCCCGAGCAGCTCGGCCGACTTCCGCATGCAAGCGTGGCCTTCCTCGGACAGGTACATGACGAGCGGCGCGTTCGTTCCCCGGAGGCCCGCGGCGCGGACGTCGCCCCCCGCCATCGCGACGGCCCGGTGCCGGGCCACGGCCAGGCACGTCAGCGAGGCCATGGAGCCGCCGCTGACGAGCAGGCCCATGCTGCCCTCGGTGGGAAAGCTCAGCAGCTCCATCAACCATCGAACCGCGCAGCGCTCCAGGTAAATGGCGGCATGGTCGCCGCCGGCACAGCTCGGGTCCATCGCCGCCGCGAGTATCTCGGCGAGCACGCCCACCGGGGACGGCGGGGAGTTGACCCAACCGAAGAACCGCGGATGCCCGTTGCCCATCGGGTGGGGGAGGATCGTTTCCGCAAACTGGCGGAGCATCGCCTCGGGCGGCATGCCGTCGTCCGGGAGCGGCTGTTCGAGCAGCGCGCGCCGCTCCTCCGGCGTCATTGGCTGGAACACGGGACGCTCACTCACGCCGGCGAGATGGTCGGCGGCCAGATCCACGACCGCGTGGCCGAGGCGCCGGAACTCCTCGGGGGGGAGCCCAGGGGCTGCGCCGCCGTCTGCCTGCCGTCGCCCGCTCGGTCTCATGATCGCGCTCCTCTCTTCTGCCCGCCCCCGCCTCCGATGGCATGGTGGGCGGATGGCGCAAGCGCACCGCTGACCTCCATCGCGAGATAGTACGCGCACGGCGCGCTGCCGTCGTTCGCGAACGCGTGCACGCAATCGCCGTCGTAGTAGATGCTGTCGCCGGCATGGAGCGTATACGGCGCCCCGTCGATCGTGAGGGTCAGGGTGCCCGACTCGACCGCGACGTACTCGCGGGACCCGGGCGCGTGCGGGGAGAACGCGCCGGCGTCGACGCCGGCGGGAATCGTCGTCCGCATGAACTCGAACTCCACGCCCGGGAGCACGGGCGACAGGATGCGCCGCTCCCAGCCGCTCGGATCGCGGGCCACGTCCTGTTCGGCCCGCCGCAACAGGACCACCCGCGCCGCGCGCTCCTGCCCGAGCAGACGGGCGATACTGGTCCCAAGTCCTGTTGCGATCCGGTCGAGCACGAGCACCGTGGGGACCTTCCCGCCTCGCTCCACGGCGGACAGCATGCTGCGGCTCACGCCGGAGGCGGCGGCGAGCTCCTCGAGCGACAAACGGCGGCGCACCCGCTCCTGCCGGATGCGCTCGCCGAGATCGGCAAGATCCAGGCCGTTTGCGAATCTGAGTGCCGTTCGTGGCGCTTTCGGCATCTTCAATAGGGGATTTTATCCGTTATAGTGCACCATGGCAAGAGGGAGGTCGCCGTCGCAGGCCTTCCACCCTTGGTCCCCGAGACACGACCCGCCTAATGCGCGGTTACTTGAACGTCGTGCCGGCGTCCATCAGCAGGTGTTCCACGAGTGGACCCAGAGCCAATGCGGGCAGGAAGCTCAGCGTGCCGACGATGATGAGCACCGCGGCGAGCCAGAGGACGAACTGCCACGTGTGCGTCGGGAGCGTGCCCGCGCTGGCAGGCCACTGTCGCTTCCCGACCAACGATCCGGCGATCGCCAGTGCCGGGATCGCCACCCAGAATCGCCCAGCCAGCATGACCGCGGCGCCGACGATGTTGTAGAACGGCGTGTTCCCGTTCAGCCCGGCGAACGCGCTCCCGTTGTTGTTGGACATGGACGTGAACGCCTACAAGATCTCGCTGAATCCGTGCGGCCCCGGGTTGGACACGCGAGCGCGGCCCGCCGCGGTCAACACGGCGACCGCGGTGGCGGTCAGGGCCACCGCGGGCATGATGAGGACGACCAGGGTCGCCATCCTAATCTCGAACGCCTCGATTTTCTTGCCGAGGTACTCGGGGCTGCGGCCGATCATGAGGCCGGCCGCAAACGCCGCGACGAGCACGTACACGAGCATTCCGTAGAGCCCGGACCCGATGCCGCCGTAGATGACCTCGCCAGTGTGCATCAGGAACAGCGGGACGACCCCTCCGGCCGGTGTGTAGGAGTCGTAGTTCGAGTTCGCCGAGCCGTTTGACGCCGCGGTCGTGAGCGTTGTCCACAGCGCCGAGGCGGCAATCCCGAAGCGCACCTCCTTGCCCTCCATGTTGCCGCCTGGTTGCGCCGCCGTTGCCCGCTGGTCGACGCCGGCCGGGGTCAACAGCGGGTTACCCGCCTGCTCGGCGCTCACGGCCCCCACGAGCAGCGGCACGAAGATGAGTGACATCGCGGCGAGCAGCGCCCAGCCCTGTTTCGTGTTGCCGACCATCCGGCCGAACGTGTAACACGACGCGATAGGGATCAGGGCCATCGCGATCGTCTCAAAGAAGTTGGACAGCGGCGTCGGATTCTCGAACGGGTGGGCCGAGTTTGCGTTGGTGAAGCCGCCGCCGTTCGTGAACTGCCTGATCGCGACGTCCGACGCCACGGGGCCCAGCGCGATCTGCTGCTCGGTCACCTTCACCGTGGTGGTCTTCCGGTGCCCTTGGGCGTCCAGCACCGGCTTCCCGTTCGCGTCGGTGACCGGCTGCGCGTACGCGGTCGACTCCATCAACGTCGCCGTCTGGTACGGCGAGAGCGTCTGGACGACGCCCTGGGACACGAGGAAGAGGGCGAACACCGCGGCGAGCGGCAGGAAGACGTACAGCGTCCCGCGGACGAGATCCACCCAGAAGTTCCCGATCGTCCGACCCGACGCGCGCGCGAGCCCGCGGAACAGCGCGACCATGATCGCCATCCCGGCGCCGGAGACGAACGCCTTCGGGACGAACCCCGCCATCTGCGTCAGGTAGCTCATCGCCGACTCGCCCCCAAAGTTCTGCCACTCCGTGGCGCTGACGTAGGAGGCGGCGGTGTTGAAGGCGAGCACGGGGTCGATCGAGAGGAACCGCTGGGGGTTGAGAGGCAGCGCGGCCTGCAACCGCAGCATCGCGTACAGGAGGATCATGCCGACGAGGGTGAAGGCGAGGAGCGCCGTGGTGTACGTCTGCCAGTCCATCTCCTGCTCCGGCCGTACGCCCGCCCACCGGTACAAGAGGCGTTCCACCGGCCGCAGGACCGGGTCGAGCCACGTTCGCTCACCTTCGTACACGCGAGCGATGTGGGCCCCGAGGGGTTTGGCCGACAATAACAGCACGGCCAGCACGACGGCGATCTGGAGCCAGCCCATCGTAGTCAACTGCACCACGGCAACTCGAAGAAAGGTGCGCGGGAGGTGTGAACAGCGCTCACTGCGTGGCGGATTGCACGGCGCCGGCGGCGCTTACCGACGGGTCGTCGGCGCGGGGGATCTTGAGGCGATACCGGCGCTGCGCAGTGCGAGGATCGACCGGGGTTTCGGGCGCCTGTTGACGATCCGCAGGCACGACCCCAGGCATAACAGGACGACGCCGACAAGCAGTGCGTCTGACACGACCATCACCTCATCATTGCGCCGCGCACGGTGTTGAGATCCATTCGGGAGCGCTCCCGTGCGCGGCGGACATCGTGGTCCCAACGCTCCCGCGCCATCCTACCACGGATCGCTGTGGCGGCGGCGTTAATGTATTGCTTCCCACCGCTACGAAGCCATTACGATTCTCTCCGCGGGGCCCGCCGCCGAATGTAATCGGTCGTTAATGGCAGCGCTACCCGCCGTAATGCCCCCGTAACGGCGGTTGGTGGTATGGTGCATGCGGTATCGCGGACGGGGCGGGTCGGTGAAAGACGTTGACCGAGATGATGAGATGAGCGCAGGTGGCGCGACGGCCGTGTCCAGAGTGTCCCGGTGCACGGGCGGCCTGCGGAACTGGCTAGCGGAGCTGTGGGAGACGATCCTCCTGGGATGCGTCATCGCGGACACGAGCGCGCTCGATTCGTGCGCGACGTGCGAGTCCGCGCGCCCCTACGTCGAGGAGATGCTGCGGATCCGCACGCTGCGCCGCCCCGCGCCCCGTCCCAGGTGGTGCCCTGGGCACCCGGACCGCCGCCACGGCGCAGGATTAACAAAACATTAATCCCATCCGCCCCCAAGGTAATGGCTCCGTAACGCGGTTCGTGATATCGTGGCGCAATAGCAGGGTGCCCCGGGCGCGGCGTTTCGGGTGGGGCACGCCAGGCGGCGCCCGGTGCGACGGCTGAGAGTGGGGATCGGGGAGGGGATCGTCCGTGGCGGACGTGGAGCTCATCGCGCTCGCGTTGCTGTTCGTCTTCTCGTGCGTGTGGATGGTCGAGGGCCTCGATCGGCTCATGGGACGGTGATGACATGGTCGTGATTGCAGGCGTGCTGTCGATCGCCCTGCTGGGATATCTGATCTGCGCGCTGCTGAAGCCGGAGTGGTTTGTATGACGAGCGTCGGAATCGCCCGCATTCTCCTCGTCCTCGTCGTCGTCTTCCTGCTCGTCAAACCCCTCGGCACCTACATGGCAAAGGTCTACGAGGGCGAGCGAACCATCTTCGACCGCTTCCTGCAGCCGTTCGAGCGGTGGCTGTACCGGATCTGCGCCATCGATCCGGAGGCCGACATGCCGTGGCAGACGTACACGATCGCCCTGCTTGCGTTCACCATCGTCGGGATGCTGCTGCTCTACGCGCTGCAGCGGCTGCAGGGCGTGCTGCCGTTGAACCCGCAGGGCATCGGCGCGGTCGATCCGAGTCTGGCGTTCAACACGGCCACGTCGTTCGCGACGAACACGAACTGGCAGAACTACGGCGGGGAGAGCACGCTGAGCGACCTGAGTCAGATGGCCGGGCTGACGGTGAAAAACTTCACGTCGGCCGCCGTGGGGATGGCGGTGCTCGTGGCGCTGATCCGCGGGCTGACGCGCCGCTCGGCCAAGGCGATCGGCAACTTCTGGGTCGACACGGTGCGCGGCGTCCTGTACATTTTGATGCCGCTCGCCATCGTCCTGGCGCTGCTGCTCGCGTGGCAGGGTCTCCCGCAGACGCTGTCGCCGTACAAGACGGCGACCTTGATGGAACCGACCTCGTACGAGCAGCCGATCACGGACGCCAGCGGCAAGCCCGTGCTCGACGCCAAGGGCCAGCCGAAGACCAAGACCATCAAGGTGACGGAGCAGCAGATCGCCATCGGGCCCGTGGCGTCGCAGCTGGCGATCAAGGAGCTCGGCACGAACGGAGGCGGGTTCTTCAACGCGAACTCGGCTCATCCATACGAGAACCCGACGCCGTTCTCGAACTTCCTGGAGCTGCTCGCGATCCTGCTGATTCCCGCGGCGATCGTCTATACGTACGGCCGGATGGTGAAGGACACGCGCCAGGGCTGGGCACTGCTTGCGGCGATGACGATCTGCTTCCTCCCGGCGATCGGCGTGGCCGTCGGGTTCGAGCAGGCCGGCAATCCACTGTTCCATTCGCTCGGCGTCGATCAGGCCGCGAGCCCGCTGCAGCCGGGCGGGAACATGGAGGGCAAGGAGGTTCGCTTCGGTCCGGTCGATTCCGCGTTGTGGGCCGTCTCAACGACCTCCACGTCGAACGGGTCGGTCAACTCGATGCACGATTCGTACACGCCGATCGCCGGCATGGTGCCGATGGTGATGATGCACCTCGGCGAGATCATCTACGGCGGCGTGGGCACCGGAATGTACGACATGGTGGCGCTCGTGATCGTCGCGGCGTTCGTGGCCGGCCTCATGGTGGGCCGCACGCCGGAGTACCTCGGCAAGAAGATCGAGGCGTTCGAGATGAAAATGGCGACGATCGTCGTCCTGGTGATGCCGGCGGTCGTGCTCGTCGGAACGGCGCTTGGGGTGGCGACCGCGGCCGGCAAGGCCGGCGTATCGAACCCGGGCCCGCACGGGTTCAGCGAGATTCTCTACGCGTTTACGTCGATGGGCAACAACAACGGCAGCGCGTTCGCGGGGTTGAACGGCAACACCCCGTTCTACAACGACGTCGGCGCGGTCGTGATGTGGCTGGGGCGGTTCTGGGAGATTGTCCCGGTGCTCGCGATCGCGGGATCCCTGGCCGCGAAGAAAGTCGTGCCCCCGGGCGCGGGGACACTGCCCACCTACACGGTGCAGTTTGTGCTGTGGCTGGTGGCCGTGATCATCATCCTGGGGGCGTTGAGCTTCCTGCCTGTGTTGGCGCTCGGCCCGATCGTCGAGCACCTGCTGCTCACCGCCGGCACCACCTTTAAGTGAGGAGACTGAGAGCATGAGCGTAGACACCGCGCACCGCGCGGCACACCAGCAGGCGATGATCTGGCGGGTGGCGATCCGAGACGCCTTTCTGCGCCTGGACCCGCGGCAGCAGGTC
The sequence above is a segment of the bacterium genome. Coding sequences within it:
- a CDS encoding PQQ-binding-like beta-propeller repeat protein — translated: MRHALRIIAICTALAGLVLGGPAGAAPPEPTWPMRNRDYAATGSDPAAGIDRTNVTMLHPRWRLAADDAIPDAAAIGTDTAFVGSARGTLYAVELATGRPRWQVSLGARPFSAYGFDSLGIGSTPALANHRVYTATALTDVFCLDDATGGLMWRTHVGNPSVGEVIWSAPLVWRGRVYVAIDGTIDEPIRARVIALDAATGAVDWVYVIPQYASGGGAGVLASPGLDPATGTLFVTTGNPSPGNDPPPGPDPGSDSILALDAATGHLKWAFGPTHPHDTQDLDFLSTPNVFALPQGTVVGAGEKDGVYYVVDARTGRLVWKTSLTTPQRGAVVTGSAAMAGGRIFVGTQDYPPSAKGFTPDLPGRLVALDEATGRIVWTLLGPKQVLGAPAVARGVVFAADYSGTVWGADADTGRVLWRGAVGGFTFKGGLSLAPGLLLVGAASPANALVAFGIAQSGRSSPHLGIALRP
- a CDS encoding pyridoxal-dependent decarboxylase, whose translation is MRPSGRRQADGGAAPGLPPEEFRRLGHAVVDLAADHLAGVSERPVFQPMTPEERRALLEQPLPDDGMPPEAMLRQFAETILPHPMGNGHPRFFGWVNSPPSPVGVLAEILAAAMDPSCAGGDHAAIYLERCAVRWLMELLSFPTEGSMGLLVSGGSMASLTCLAVARHRAVAMAGGDVRAAGLRGTNAPLVMYLSEEGHACMRKSAELLGLGAAAVRTVPVDGAFRMDLAALRTAVTDDRARGRVPFCVCASAGTVSTGAIDPLDALGQFCAAERLWFHVDGAYGAVGVLDPTVAPQYAGMSRADSLALDPHKWLSVPVECGCALLRDGRLLRETFSLVPPYVQTEEGRGFGGLPWYSEYGFQQTRGFRALKLWMTLQHLGRGGAAAHIARHNALARRLAGLIDAAPDLERMAPVTLSIVCFRYNPPGWSQDDPRLDELNKAIMQETQAGGEVFVTNAALRGRFVLRACVLHYGTTEDDLAALLAVIRRTGARLAASLPAT
- a CDS encoding cupin domain-containing protein, producing MPKAPRTALRFANGLDLADLGERIRQERVRRRLSLEELAAASGVSRSMLSAVERGGKVPTVLVLDRIATGLGTSIARLLGQERAARVVLLRRAEQDVARDPSGWERRILSPVLPGVEFEFMRTTIPAGVDAGAFSPHAPGSREYVAVESGTLTLTIDGAPYTLHAGDSIYYDGDCVHAFANDGSAPCAYYLAMEVSGALAPSAHHAIGGGGGQKRGARS
- the kdpA gene encoding potassium-transporting ATPase subunit KdpA, with the translated sequence MTSVGIARILLVLVVVFLLVKPLGTYMAKVYEGERTIFDRFLQPFERWLYRICAIDPEADMPWQTYTIALLAFTIVGMLLLYALQRLQGVLPLNPQGIGAVDPSLAFNTATSFATNTNWQNYGGESTLSDLSQMAGLTVKNFTSAAVGMAVLVALIRGLTRRSAKAIGNFWVDTVRGVLYILMPLAIVLALLLAWQGLPQTLSPYKTATLMEPTSYEQPITDASGKPVLDAKGQPKTKTIKVTEQQIAIGPVASQLAIKELGTNGGGFFNANSAHPYENPTPFSNFLELLAILLIPAAIVYTYGRMVKDTRQGWALLAAMTICFLPAIGVAVGFEQAGNPLFHSLGVDQAASPLQPGGNMEGKEVRFGPVDSALWAVSTTSTSNGSVNSMHDSYTPIAGMVPMVMMHLGEIIYGGVGTGMYDMVALVIVAAFVAGLMVGRTPEYLGKKIEAFEMKMATIVVLVMPAVVLVGTALGVATAAGKAGVSNPGPHGFSEILYAFTSMGNNNGSAFAGLNGNTPFYNDVGAVVMWLGRFWEIVPVLAIAGSLAAKKVVPPGAGTLPTYTVQFVLWLVAVIIILGALSFLPVLALGPIVEHLLLTAGTTFK